Proteins encoded in a region of the Solanum dulcamara chromosome 9, daSolDulc1.2, whole genome shotgun sequence genome:
- the LOC129902978 gene encoding RING-H2 finger protein ATL8-like isoform X1, producing MSNTDHSHITGGVKPSPPSSTSTGIGKVDSDFVVILAALLCALICVLGLVAVARCAWIRRISARATGNSAFSSPPANKGLKKKVLKSLPKFSYAAEHAVKFSECAICLAEFAVGDEIRLLPQCGHGFHVGCIDTWLGSHSSCPSCRQILVVTRCHKCGELPVASSSSAPGAEPESQLPRNYHCAAVNHLSVFFPVTHINVSNYF from the exons ATGAGTAATACTGATCATTCACATATCACCGGCGGCGTTAAACCGTCGCCGCCTTCGTCAACATCAACGGGAATCGGTAAAGTCGACTCCGACTTCGTCGTAATCCTCGCCGCTCTCCTCTGTGCGCTCATTTGCGTCCTTGGACTTGTCGCTGTTGCTCGCTGCGCCTGGATCCGACGGATCTCCGCCAGAGCCACCGGAAATTCCGCTTTTTCGTCACCTCCAGCTAATAAAGGTTTGAAGAAGAAGGTACTCAAATCGCTTCCGAAGTTCAGTTACGCAGCAGAACACGCTGTGAAATTCTCCGAATGTGCTATTTGCCTGGCGGAATTTGCAGTCGGAGATGAAATCCGATTGCTGCCGCAGTGCGGCCATGGATTTCATGTAGGATGCATCGATACCTGGTTAGGCTCGCACTCATCGTGTCCTTCTTGCCGGCAGATTCTAGTGGTGACGAGATGTCATAAGTGCGGCGAGTTGCCGGTAGCTAGCTCGTCGTCGGCTCCTGGAGCTGAGCCGGAAAGCCAATTACCGAGAAATTATCAT TGTGCGGCCGTCAATCACCTTTCCGTTTTTTTTCCCGTGACCCATATTAATGtaagtaattatttttga
- the LOC129904033 gene encoding outer envelope pore protein 21B, chloroplastic-like: METSLRYGGDSKSLVIHAKEIFPLNTFTHLQGHAELDTKIGAPTYLSAMIRRYFPDQYASLAVGVQYYGRRKLWYNVRGKKAFPVTTDDSVNFHIKGKYDVDEKLLEKKSRVAAEFTWNIRDVKEDQDVRLKVGYEVIEKVPYFQIREANWTLNVTKNGKWKVRYDL, translated from the exons ATGGAGACCTCACTTCGTTATGGTGGGGATTCCAAGAGTCTGGTGATTCATGCCAAGGAGATATTCCCCCTCAACACTTTCACCCATTTGCAG GGTCATGCAGAACTAGACACTAAAATTGGAGCACCAACTTATCTCAGTGCTATGATAAGGCGATACTTTCCTGAT CAATATGCCAGCCTCGCTGTTGGAGTGCAGTATTATGGGCGGCGAAAGCTCTGGTATAATGTTCGTGGTAAAAAGGCATTTCCAGTGACAACAGATGATTCGGTAAACTTTCATATCAAGGGAAAGTACGATGTGGACGAAAAACTTCTAGAG AAAAAATCAAGAGTTGCTGCTGAATTTACTTGGAACATCAGGGATGTGAAAGAAGACCAAGACGTGAGGCTCAAAGTTGGATATGAAGTCATTGAAAAG GTCCCTTACTTTCAGATTAGAGAAGCCAACTGGACTCTCAATGTCACCAAAAATGGGAAATGGAAAGTAAGATATGATTTGTGA
- the LOC129902521 gene encoding dolichyl-diphosphooligosaccharide--protein glycosyltransferase subunit 1A, with protein MTIRLYLLFSCFVLLAQWSPALSDLVISKLDRKIDLTSQVMRVTATLKIENSGNDPISEVLLPFGDHQAKDLAFLVATTSEGKGKTKTSSSSLPIKTVNPEGMPPSLTWYSVSLPKELAKGQSLNLEVRTAFTHALQPFPEKITQADIQLLVFQESAYYISPYAVNVQSLSVKLPEPKVESYTKLENTKFSGSEIKYGPYENLPPFSFSHIAVHFVSNKPFAVAQELVREIEISHWGNVQITEHYNLVNAGARSSGEFSRLEYQARPHLRSASSFRHLVAKLPPRAHSIYYRDEIGNISTSNLWGDSSKTLLEIEPRYPMFGGWRTTFTIGYGLPLKDYLFRAEGKRFLNISFGCPMEDVVVENLVVKVILPEGSKDISVLVPFPVKESRETKFSHLDMIGRPVVVLEKTNAVPEHNQYFQVYYRFSNLSLLREPMMLISGFFFLFVACIIYMHADLTISKSSPSYLAKLQWDEVQTALQQIQSIMNSCLGINNKLEASLRDLSRTGDVQACKAARKSADNMLKELSKDLKPLLSFLQSSSLSASLYSKVEDLVTKEKELQEKLIVKHTTVTDSYEKKSGGRDIENRIAPIQQRITALRQEVDELLEIIDEI; from the exons ATGACGATTCGTCTCTATTTATTGTTTTCGTGTTTCGTTTTACTTGCTCAATGGTCGCCTGCACTTTCCGATCTAGTCATCTCCAAACTTGATCGAAAG ATTGACCTAACCTCTCAAGTAATGCGTGTGACTGCAACTTTGAAG ATAGAAAATTCTGGTAATGATCCAATTTCAGAGGTTTTGTTACCATTTGGAGATCACCAGGCAAAAGATTTAGCATTTTTAGTGGCAACAACAAGTGAAGGGAAAGGGAAAACTAAAACTTCTTCCAGTAGCCTACCTATTAAAACTGTTAACCCTGAAGGCATGCCACCTTCATTGACTTGGTACTCTGTCTCCCTACCGAAGGAGCTGGCAAAGGGGCAGAGCCTGAATTTGGAAGTCAGGACTGCATTTACGCATGCACTACAGCCATTTCCTGAGAAAATTACTCAAGCTGATATCCAGCTTCTTGTGTTCCAGGAGAGTGCCTACTATATTTCTCCTTATGCAGTTAATGTCCAATCTCTCAGTGTTAAATTACCCGAACCAAAAGTCGAATCATACACTAAGTTAGAGAACACCAAATTTTCTGGTTCAGAAATTAAATATGGACCTTATGAGAATCTTCCTCCTTTCTCATTCTCGCATATAGCAGTACACTTCGTGAGCAATAAGCCTTTCGCAGTTGCCCAGGAGTTGGTGCGAGAGATTGAAATCTCTCATTGGGGAAATGTTCAGATCACAGagcattacaaccttgtcaatgCTGGTGCCAGAAGCAGTGGGGAGTTTTCAAG GCTAGAGTACCAGGCCCGACCACATCTCAGAAGTGCATCGTCATTTAGACATCTTGTCGCCAAATTGCCTCCCAGAGCTCATTCCATTTATTATAGAGATGAAATTGGCAATATATCAACATCCAATTTATGGGGTGACTCATCAAAG ACATTGCTAGAAATTGAACCTAGGTATCCAATGTTTGGTGGCTGGAGAACTACTTTTACTATCGGCTATGGGCTGCCCCTTAAGGACTATTTGTTCCGTGCAGAGGGGAAACGTTTCTTAAATATATCTTTTGGTTGCCCAATGGAGGACGTGGTAGTTGAAAACCTTGTTGTGAAG GTTATTCTTCCAGAAGGTTCAAAAGATATTTCTGTCTTGGTCCCTTTTCCTGTCAAAGAGTCAAGAGAG ACAAAATTTTCCCATTTGGATATGATTGGTAGACCGGTGGTTGTTCTTGAAAAGACCAATGCTGTGCCTGAGCATAACCAATATTTCCAG GTCTATTACAGGTTCAGCAATCTGTCACTGCTGAGAGAACCAATGATGTTAATTTCtggttttttctttttattcgtTGCATGTATCATTTATATGCATGCGGACTTGACAATCTCGAAGTCCTCTCCTTCTTATCTTGCAAAACTGCAGTGGGATGAG GTGCAGACTGCTCTTCAGCAGATCCAAAGCATAATGAACAGTTGTTTGGGCATTAACAATAAACTTGAAGCATCATTACGAGATCTGTCAAGGACTGGTGATGTGCAAGCATGCAAAGCTGCTCGTAAATCAGCTGATAATATGTTGAAGGAGCTTTCGAAGGATTTGAAGCCTTTACTCTCATTTTTGCAGTCTTCTTCACTGTCTGCTTCATTATATTCCAAG GTTGAGGATCTTGTTACAAAGGAGAAAGAGCTGCAAGAGAAGCTGATAGTGAAACACACCACAGTTACAGATAGTTATGAAAAGAAGTCTGGTGGTCGGGATATTGAAAACCGTATTGCACCAATCCAGCAAAGAATTACAGCCTTGAGACAGGAAGTTGATGAACTTCTGGAAATAATTGATGAGATTTAA
- the LOC129902531 gene encoding peptidyl-prolyl cis-trans isomerase FKBP18, chloroplastic, giving the protein MASTVSIQGSCIVKNSSNSSNAQTEQQLKQVFLQLPISRRSVILISVLPLSLNLVPQPSMARERRNKKNIPLEDYQTTSDGLKYYDILEGKGPVAEKGSTVQVHFDCVYRNITAVSSRESKLLAGNRIISQPYEFQVGAPAGKERKRDFVDNPNGLFSAQAAPKPPKAMYTITEGMKVGGKRTVIVPPEAGYGSRGMNEIPPGATFDLNIELLEVKSPERKQ; this is encoded by the exons ATGGCTTCAACAGTGAGCATTCAAGGATCATGCATCGTcaaaaattcttcaaattcctccAATGCCCAGACTGAGCAGCAGCTAAAGCAGGTGTTTTTACAGTTACCCATTTCAAGACGATCTGTAATTCTCATCTCTGTGTTGCCCCTGAGCCTCAATTTGGTTCCTCAACCATCCATGGCTAGAGAGAGACGCAATAAGAAGAACATCCCTCTTGAAGACTATCAAACTACCT CTGATGGATTGAAATACTATGATATTCTTGAAGGAAAAGGTCCTGTAGCTGAAAAGGGCTCCACTGTACAG GTACATTTTGACTGTGTATATCGTAATATTACTGCGGTTTCAAGTCGAGAATCTAAACTGTTGGCTGGAAATCGTATCATTTCACAG CCTTACGAGTTCCAGGTTGGAGCTCCTGCAGGGAAAGAGCGGAAACGTGATTTTGTGGACAATCCAAATGGCTTATTTTCTGCTCAAGCAGCCCCAAAACCTCCAAAAGCAATGTATACAATAACTGAAGGAATGAAAGTTGGAGGAAAG AGGACTGTGATCGTTCCTCCAGAAGCTGGATATGGCTCAAGGGGAATGAATGAGATTCCG CCAGGGGCTACATTCGACCTGAATATTGAACTATTAGAAGTAAAGTCACCAGAACGGAAGCAATAG
- the LOC129902978 gene encoding RING-H2 finger protein ATL8-like isoform X2, with protein sequence MSNTDHSHITGGVKPSPPSSTSTGIGKVDSDFVVILAALLCALICVLGLVAVARCAWIRRISARATGNSAFSSPPANKGLKKKVLKSLPKFSYAAEHAVKFSECAICLAEFAVGDEIRLLPQCGHGFHVGCIDTWLGSHSSCPSCRQILVVTRCHKCGELPVASSSSAPGAEPESQLPRNYHLIKVCGRQSPFRFFSRDPY encoded by the exons ATGAGTAATACTGATCATTCACATATCACCGGCGGCGTTAAACCGTCGCCGCCTTCGTCAACATCAACGGGAATCGGTAAAGTCGACTCCGACTTCGTCGTAATCCTCGCCGCTCTCCTCTGTGCGCTCATTTGCGTCCTTGGACTTGTCGCTGTTGCTCGCTGCGCCTGGATCCGACGGATCTCCGCCAGAGCCACCGGAAATTCCGCTTTTTCGTCACCTCCAGCTAATAAAGGTTTGAAGAAGAAGGTACTCAAATCGCTTCCGAAGTTCAGTTACGCAGCAGAACACGCTGTGAAATTCTCCGAATGTGCTATTTGCCTGGCGGAATTTGCAGTCGGAGATGAAATCCGATTGCTGCCGCAGTGCGGCCATGGATTTCATGTAGGATGCATCGATACCTGGTTAGGCTCGCACTCATCGTGTCCTTCTTGCCGGCAGATTCTAGTGGTGACGAGATGTCATAAGTGCGGCGAGTTGCCGGTAGCTAGCTCGTCGTCGGCTCCTGGAGCTGAGCCGGAAAGCCAATTACCGAGAAATTATCAT CTTATTAAAGTGTGCGGCCGTCAATCACCTTTCCGTTTTTTTTCCCGTGACCCATATTAA
- the LOC129902243 gene encoding monosaccharide-sensing protein 2-like — protein sequence MNGAVLVALAATIGNFLQGWDNATIAGAVVYIKKELTLDASVEGLVVAMSLIGATLVTTCSGSIADSIGRRPMLIMSSVLYFLSGLIMLWSPNVYVLLIARLLDGFGIGLAVTLVPLYISETAPSEIRGSLNTLPQFTGSGGMFLAYCMIFGMSLMTAPSWRLMLGVLSIPSLIYFVLVVLYLPESPRWLVSKGRMVEAKQVLQKLRGIEDVSGEMALLVEGLAVGIEPSIEEYIIGPAIEFTEDQELATDKDHIKLYGPEEGLSWVAKPVTGQSSLALVSRQGSMVQQSVPLMDPLVSLFGSVHEKLPDTGSMRSMLFPNFGSMISTMDPHVKDDHWDEESLQREGDDYPSDGGAYSDDNLQSPLISRQTTAVETVVPPPHGSTLSVRRHSSLMQGNAGEGVGSMGIGGGWQLAWKWSEREGEDGTKEGGFKRIYLHQEAGPGSRRGSLVSVPGGDIPEDSEFIQAAALVSQPALYSKELMDQHPVGPAMVHPSEIASKSPSWVALLEPGVKRALIVGIGIQILQQFSGINGVMYYTPQILEQAGVGVLLSNFGIASDSASFLISALTNFLMLPSVAIAMRFMDVAGRRSLLLYTIPVLILALICLVIGNTVSLGSVAHAVISTICVILYFCFFVTGYGPVPNILCSEIFPTRVRGSCIAICALVFWICDVIVTYTLPVMLNSIGLAGVFGIYAIVCVISWIFVFLRVPETKGMPLEVITEFFAVGARQAAIAKHE from the exons ATGAATGGTGCTGTGTTAGTTGCGCTTGCCGCGACCATTGGAAATTTTTTGCAGGGTTGGGACAATGCTACTATTGCTG GGGCTGTTGTTTACATAAAGAAGGAGCTTACTTTGGATGCTTCAGTGGAAGGACTAGTTGTTGCGATGTCACTCATTGGAGCCACGCTTGTCACAACTTGTTCTGGATCCATAGCTGACAGCATTGGTCGTCGCCCTATGCTTATTATGTCATCCGTGCTTTATTTCCTTAGTGGCTTAATCATGTTGTGGTCACCGAATGTCTATGTCCTGCTTATAGCTAGACTATTAGATGGATTTGGAATTGGCTTAGCGGTTACTCTGGTCCCATTATATATATCTGAGACTGCTCCATCAGAAATACGAGGGTCACTAAATACTCTTCCACAGTTCACTGGTTCTGGTGGAATGTTCTTGGCCTACTGCATGATTTTTGGAATGTCCTTAATGACAGCGCCGAGTTGGCGATTGATGTTGGGTGTTCTTTCAATTCCTTCTCTTATCTATTTCGTATTAGTTGTACTTTATTTGCCTGAGTCTCCTCGATGGCTAGTCAGTAAAGGAAGAATGGTTGAAGCAAAACAAGTTTTGCAGAAATTGCGTGGCATAGAGGATGTTTCAG GGGAGATGGCATTGCTTGTTGAGGGTTTGGCAGTTGGCATTGAACCATCAATAGAAGAGTATATCATTGGTCCAGCTATTGAGTTTACTGAGGATCAGGAGCTGGCTACTGACAAAGATCATATCAAGTTGTATGGCCCAGAGGAAGGCCTCTCGTGGGTAGCCAAGCCAGTTACTGGACAGAGTAGTCTAGCTCTTGTGTCCAGGCAAGGGAGCATGGTGCAGCAGAGTGTCCCTCTTATGGATCCTCTTGTGTCTCTATTTGGTAGTGTCCATGAGAAGCTCCCCGATACAGGTAGTATGAGAAGCATGCTATTCCCCAATTTCGGAAGCATGATCAGCACCATGGATCCTCATGTCAAAGATGATCACTGGGATGAGGAGAGTCTGCAGAGAGAAGGTGATGATTATCCTTCGGATGGCGGTGCATATTCTGATGACAATCTACAAAGTCCATTGATATCACGTCAAACAACCGCTGTGGAAACCGTAGTCCCTCCTCCCCATGGCAGCACTCTGAGTGTGAGGCGGCATAGCAGCCTTATGCAAGGCAATGCTGGAGAGGGTGTAGGCAGCATGGGAATTGGTGGTGGTTGGCAGTTGGCATGGAAATGGTCTGAGAGGGAAGGTGAAGATGGAACTAAAGAAGGAGGCTTCAAAAGGATATATTTGCATCAGGAGGCAGGCCCTGGCTCTCGACGTGGGTCTCTTGTTTCAGTTCCTGGTGGAGATATTCCTGAAGATAGTGAATTCATACAAGCTGCGGCTTTGGTAAGTCAGCCTGCACTTTACTCAAAGGAACTTATGGATCAGCATCCTGTGGGGCCAGCGATGGTCCATCCATCTGAAATTGCTTCAAAAAGTCCCAGTTGGGTTGCTCTTCTTGAACCAGGAGTCAAGCGAGCTCTCATTGTTGGAATTGGAATTCAAATATTGCAACAG TTTTCTGGTATAAATGGAGTCATGTACTACACTCCTCAAATCCTTGAGCAGGCAGGTGTAGGAGTTCTTCTTTCTAACTTTGGCATTGCATCAGACTCGGCATCCTTCCTTATCAGTGCATTAACAAACTTCCTGATGCTCCCTTCTGTAGCTATTGCAATGCGATTCATGGATGTGGCTGGCAGAAG GTCACTGCTGCTGTACACTATTCCTGTTCTCATACTAGCGCTCATCTGTCTTGTCATTGGTAACACTGTCAGCCTCGGGAGTGTGGCTCATGCAGTCATTTCTACTATTTGTGTGATCCTCTACTTTTGCTTCTTTGTAACGGGCTATGGACCGGTCCCAAATATCCTTTGCTCAGAAATTTTTCCAACAAGGGTTCGTGGTTCGTGCATCGCCATCTGTGCTCTCGTCTTCTGGATATGCGATGTCATTGTGACTTACACCCTGCCTGTGATGCTCAACTCGATTGGCTTAGCTGGAGTGTTTGGTATTTATGCCATTGTATGTGTCATTTCTTGGATTTTCGTCTTCTTGAGGGTTCCCGAAACCAAAGGCATGCCCTTAGAAGTCATTACAGAGTTCTTTGCTGTTGGTGCAAGACAAGCTGCAATCGCGAAGCACGAGTAG